A region of Lycium barbarum isolate Lr01 chromosome 1, ASM1917538v2, whole genome shotgun sequence DNA encodes the following proteins:
- the LOC132640049 gene encoding cytochrome P450 71D7-like, which translates to MLAAYQLMEINLVSFLLFFSSLFIIVRKWRSQKQKLPPGPWRLPLIGCLHHMISGANPHRIFRDLARKYGPIMYFELGEVPTVIISSPSMSIEVLKTHDLAFASRPQFTSTDIVMYNNKDIAFAEYGDYWKQMRKICIMELLSTKMVKSFSSIRKAELSNVLSSIDSVGGTCEVNMTEKIVRFTSSVTCRLVFGKLCRDLDELINLIKDTLFLVGGFDVGDLFPSWKLLYNMSGAKSKLVKMHQNIDLVLESIVNEHIKNRAAGIKGNGAYGDEDLVDVFLRIKENEQLQFPIANDHIKAAILDMFTAGTETSSTIIIWALSELMKHPKIMAKAQSEVRQAFKEKTNFDEEDLDNLPYLKLVIKETLRLHAPSIVHRECREETIVNGYTIPAKATVLVNTWAMGRDSEIWKDPESFIPERFENSLVDYLGNNYEYLPFGAGKRICPGMQFGIANVKQPLARLLYHFNWGLPHETSTKDLDMSEKSGLSAAKDTDLFLIAKTDQSLDVVL; encoded by the exons ATGCTTGCTGCTTATCAACTAATGGAGATCAACTTAGTTTCattcctcctcttcttctcctCCCTTTTTATTATagttagaaaatggagaagccaaAAACAAAAGTTGCCTCCAGGTCCATGGAGACTCCCACTCATTGGGTGTTTGCATCACATGATTAGTGGAGCAAATCCACATCGCATTTTTAGAGATCTAGCTCGAAAGTATGGCCCTATCATGTATTTTGAACTTGGTGAAGTTCCAACAGTGATCATATCATCACCTTCTATGTCAATAGAAGTTTTAAAAACTCATGATCTCGCATTTGCTAGTAGGCCACAGTTCACATCCACAGATATTGTCATGTACAATAACAAAGACATTGCATTCGCAGAATATGGTGACTATTGGAAACAAATGCGCAAAATCTGCATAATGGAACTTCTAAGTACAAAGATGGTCAAGTCATTTAGCTCAATTCGAAAAGCTGAGCTTTCGAATGTGCTTTCATCGATTGATTCGGTTGGGGGTACTTGTGAAGTGAACATGACGGAAAAAATTGTTCGATTTACGAGCTCTGTGACATGTCGATTAGTGTTTGGGAAATTGTGCAGAGATCTAGACGAGTtgataaatttgataaaagacaCGCTGTTTTTAGTAGGAGGATTTGATGTGGGTGATTTATTTCCCTCGTGGAAGTTACTTTACAATATGAGTGGGGCAAAGTCTAAATTGGTAAAGATGCATCAAAATATTGATTTAGTTCTGGAGAGCATTGTTAATGAGCATATTAAGAATCGAGCAGCCGGAATCAAGGGAAATGGTGCGTATGGGGATGAAGATTTGGTTGATGTTTTCCTAAGAATTAAGGAGAATGAGCAACTTCAATTTCCAATTGCCAATGACCACATAAAAGCTGCTATTTTG GACATGTTTACTGCTGGGACGGAAACTTCATCTACAATTATTATTTGGGCATTGTCTGAACTGATGAAACACCCAAAGATTATGGCCAAGGCACAAAGCGAAGTGAGACAAGCCTTCAAAGAGAAAACGAATTTTGATGAAGAAGATCTTGATAATTTGCCCTACCTAAAGTTAGTGATTAAAGAAACATTAAGGCTACACGCTCCAAGTATAGTGCACAGAGAATGTAGAGAAGAAACAATTGTTAATGGATATACGATACCTGCTAAGGCCACAGTACTAGTCAATACATGGGCAATGGGAAGAGATTCAGAAATTTGGAAAGATCCTGAGAGTTTTATACCAGAGAGATTTGAAAATTCTCTTGTTGACTATTTGGGAAATAATTATGAGTATCTCCCATTTGGTGCAGGTAAAAGGATTTGTCCAGGAATGCAGTTTGGTATAGCTAATGTTAAACAACCTTTGGCACGCCTCCTCTACCACTTTAACTGGGGGCTTCCACATGAAACTAGTACAAAAGATTTGGATATGAGTGAGAAAAGTGGATTGAGTGCAGCGAAAGATACAGATCTTTTCTTGATTGCCAAAACAGATCAAAGTCTAGATGTCGTGCTTTAA